A single region of the Neotabrizicola shimadae genome encodes:
- a CDS encoding YjbF family lipoprotein, giving the protein MGEVLAVIAKLLRRTLGLFGFPLVLLGCSVGQDVTSPGLVLQELLIAQGKAALNRNGDPSVAVMNLSRSQLNSLGETVLRAQIPNYGLAAVLFISQDRAPYSIWRTPDNVTLQFRSGLIIGSKGVGADLVAVDDPRMIAVLEGREGPGPGKRVNSAFDGTNATVKTEFTCQISDLGPENVTVAELSYPTRHLRQTCTSPNENFVNDYWVQGRTVWKSRQWFNEQIGYVTVERISPQ; this is encoded by the coding sequence ATGGGGGAGGTTCTGGCGGTGATTGCGAAGCTGTTGCGCCGCACCCTCGGCCTGTTCGGGTTTCCGTTGGTGCTCTTGGGCTGCTCTGTTGGACAGGATGTGACCTCGCCAGGCCTTGTGCTGCAAGAGCTGCTGATCGCCCAGGGCAAGGCTGCGCTCAATCGGAACGGCGATCCGTCGGTTGCCGTCATGAACTTGAGCCGCTCTCAGTTGAACAGCCTGGGGGAGACTGTGCTGCGCGCGCAAATTCCGAACTATGGGCTTGCGGCAGTTCTTTTCATCTCGCAGGACCGCGCGCCCTATTCGATCTGGCGCACGCCGGACAATGTGACCCTGCAGTTCCGCTCGGGCCTCATCATTGGCTCGAAGGGCGTTGGCGCGGATCTTGTTGCCGTGGACGACCCGCGCATGATCGCCGTGCTTGAAGGGCGCGAGGGTCCGGGGCCAGGCAAGCGCGTCAACAGCGCATTTGACGGAACGAATGCGACCGTGAAGACCGAATTCACCTGTCAGATCAGCGACCTCGGGCCGGAAAATGTGACCGTTGCAGAGCTGTCCTATCCGACACGCCACCTACGCCAGACCTGCACAAGTCCGAACGAGAACTTCGTGAACGACTATTGGGTGCAAGGACGCACCGTCTGGAAATCGCGCCAGTGGTTCAACGAACAGATCGGCTATGTCACCGTCGAGCGAATATCGCCGCAATGA
- a CDS encoding YjbH domain-containing protein, with the protein MPLALRPAALAALLCSSALLPAAAQERVGRGPTLNFYLNPGLIDMPSGEALPDTTLAVGAAGFAGIWRTGITFQFADRMSGTFRYSGINDLNYGGFDTYYDRSFDFRLLLLEETNWIPAVSVGLQDLMGTGLYSAEYLAATKELFPGFKVTAGLGWGRLASYGSIGDPFGPRPDPNTGEGGKPNFGQWFRGPMAPFGGIEWRPSDRLGFKVEYSSDAYTLETEQRDVFERNSPFNFGIEYQLTERIRAGAYYMYGNEVGVNLTIALTPARPLTPLTFEAPRNLEPRSRGPWPTNWLSDQAQKDQIQADLKTMLQQDGLMLESVSLQPNSATIRYQDERFDSAPNGIGRVARAMSAALPPSVETFHIVPVIWGQPTSQVTVRRSDLEALEFSAQPGQALWARTEMADAGNLPPAPPIPGLYPNFFAGIEPYTRVSYFDPDAPYRWEIGLRAEADVEIARGLVLEGSIRQPIAGTLDEVTRVSNSVLPHVRTDWPLYESGDLKLEYLALAQYFRPGKDLWGKVQAGYLEDMYAGIAGEILWRPVESPLALSFEVAYVGQRDFDMAFGLQDYSVATGFASAYYNFGNGYLGQVNVGQYLAGDRGATISLSRYFADGFSVGAFFTLTNVSFEDFGEGSFDKGIMLQIPLTWFTGRPSQTVYGSTIRPVQRDGGQPLNLRNRLYSIVRNDNAANYEIQWGRFWR; encoded by the coding sequence ATGCCCCTCGCCCTTCGACCCGCAGCCCTAGCTGCCCTTCTATGTTCTTCCGCCCTGCTGCCAGCGGCGGCGCAGGAACGCGTGGGGCGCGGGCCGACGCTCAACTTCTACCTGAACCCCGGCCTGATCGACATGCCGTCCGGCGAAGCTCTGCCAGACACCACACTTGCCGTCGGTGCTGCCGGTTTTGCCGGAATTTGGCGTACCGGGATCACCTTCCAATTCGCTGACCGAATGTCCGGCACCTTCCGGTACTCTGGCATCAACGACCTCAACTATGGCGGGTTCGACACCTATTATGACCGCAGCTTCGACTTTCGGCTTCTGCTGCTTGAGGAAACCAACTGGATTCCGGCCGTGTCGGTCGGTCTTCAGGATCTGATGGGAACCGGCCTTTATTCGGCCGAGTATCTTGCGGCGACCAAAGAGCTGTTCCCTGGCTTCAAGGTTACGGCCGGCCTCGGCTGGGGACGGCTTGCCTCTTACGGTTCGATCGGTGACCCCTTCGGACCGCGGCCGGATCCGAACACCGGCGAGGGCGGAAAGCCCAACTTCGGACAGTGGTTCCGCGGCCCCATGGCGCCATTCGGCGGCATTGAATGGCGCCCTTCGGACCGGCTGGGATTCAAGGTCGAGTATTCCTCCGACGCCTACACGCTTGAAACCGAACAGCGCGATGTCTTCGAGCGCAACTCGCCATTCAACTTCGGCATCGAATACCAGTTGACGGAACGCATCAGGGCCGGTGCCTACTACATGTATGGCAACGAGGTCGGCGTGAATCTGACCATCGCACTTACGCCCGCGCGCCCGCTGACGCCGTTGACCTTCGAAGCTCCGCGCAACCTGGAGCCACGCAGTCGCGGCCCATGGCCGACGAACTGGTTGTCTGACCAGGCGCAGAAGGATCAGATCCAGGCAGACCTCAAGACCATGCTGCAGCAGGACGGGCTCATGCTCGAATCCGTCAGTCTCCAGCCCAATTCCGCCACGATACGCTACCAGGACGAGCGGTTCGACTCTGCCCCCAACGGAATCGGCCGAGTGGCGAGGGCGATGAGTGCGGCACTCCCCCCTTCGGTCGAAACCTTCCACATCGTACCGGTGATCTGGGGGCAACCGACCTCGCAGGTCACGGTCCGCCGATCTGACCTGGAAGCTCTGGAATTTTCGGCCCAGCCCGGTCAGGCCCTTTGGGCTAGAACCGAGATGGCCGATGCAGGCAACCTGCCGCCCGCACCGCCGATCCCTGGCCTGTATCCGAACTTCTTCGCGGGCATCGAGCCCTATACCCGTGTCAGCTATTTCGACCCGGACGCGCCTTACCGCTGGGAAATCGGCCTTCGGGCGGAGGCGGATGTCGAAATCGCCCGCGGCCTTGTGCTGGAGGGGTCGATCCGACAGCCGATTGCAGGAACACTGGACGAAGTGACGCGCGTTTCAAACTCGGTGCTGCCGCATGTCAGGACGGACTGGCCACTGTATGAAAGCGGCGACCTGAAACTCGAGTATCTGGCGCTGGCACAGTATTTCCGGCCCGGCAAGGACCTCTGGGGCAAGGTGCAAGCGGGCTATCTGGAAGACATGTACGCAGGCATCGCGGGCGAAATCCTCTGGCGCCCGGTGGAAAGCCCACTCGCGCTCAGCTTTGAAGTCGCCTATGTTGGCCAGCGTGATTTCGACATGGCCTTCGGGCTGCAAGACTACAGCGTCGCCACCGGCTTCGCTTCGGCCTACTACAATTTCGGCAATGGCTATCTTGGGCAGGTCAACGTCGGCCAGTACCTCGCCGGTGACCGTGGCGCGACCATTTCACTTAGCAGGTATTTTGCGGACGGCTTCTCGGTCGGGGCCTTCTTCACCTTGACCAATGTCTCGTTTGAGGATTTCGGCGAAGGCTCGTTCGATAAGGGCATCATGCTTCAGATTCCCCTCACCTGGTTCACCGGTCGGCCCAGCCAGACGGTCTACGGCAGCACGATCCGCCCGGTGCAACGCGATGGTGGCCAGCCTCTGAACCTGCGCAACCGCCTGTACTCGATCGTTCGAAACGACAACGCCGCCAACTACGAGATTCAATGGGGGAGGTTCTGGCGGTGA
- a CDS encoding translocation/assembly module TamB domain-containing protein: MRVLRWVVLAGLVALAPVAASAQSDDRSFLEGLLEDNLSGAGRQVTVRGFSGALSSVARIQELTVADDQGVWLTLRDIELDWSRAALFAGRLSVNRLTAAEIVVARAPVSEGSDLPEAEAQPFSLPELPVSVEIGRLATDRLELGASLVGEPVTATIEGSLSLAGGEGRGSLKAIRTDEGPVTKLDASASFANSSRRLVVDLTASEEANGLVGGMINLPGRPDFELTVKGDGIVDAMAVRLQLSTSGEERLAGRLIVQRDAAQVLNFDVDLGGNVAPMFVPDYAEFFGPDIRLQALAAAQPDGRIEVSRLNLTAQALSLAGTMALAADGLPERFALEGRVALPSGAPVLLPIPGSARTMVQEADVKLGFDAARGPDWTGTAVVRGLLRPDFGASEMRVDARGRIEREEGGAGNRIDGLVSFAGRGLRAADEALAEALGPQISGAVQAVWTEAAGHLEIKALTAGGNHYSIAGTGTVDDLDTGFRLAGDIQAQVSDASRFSGLAGRPLAGALQVTAKGSGSVLDGSFDVEADVQGTNLRLGQSQADALLKGSSILVVSARRDATGLLLREFRAETPGITASAQGRLATAGSDLTAEVAVPDMSVLGAAARGGVSGKVHVAGTTDAGTAVINLTGNDMAIGQAQVDGLLRGASRVDLDLALADGKVRVRAARIDNPQVQASASGSVAVDGTAADLDATLALRDLGVMGRGFGGSVDARAQVSGNTQAGTLVLSASTRNLSVGQAQADALLRGNGTMRLNLAMRDGRIKVQEAVLNNPQLQVSANGALSGDTQNLNVDARLSNLGLVVPEFPGPVSVTGSVAQSASGTTLDLAARGPGGIDGTVSGRISPRYDSADLAVRGSAQAALANAFLDPRAVSGLTRFDLRLNGPIALRSLSGTVTLTGGRYSDPSLGLAIEQLEADARLASGRATVTVGGRVTEGGRLRANGTIGLEAPYPGDLSVGLERVVLVDPNLYRTRANGEIAVKGPLAGGATISGRIALIETEVRIPDTLGATDIPEGLRHVDLTPPIAATLERAGLLGGPEDATAASRRRPFALQLAISAPNQVFIRGRGLDAELGGELRLGGTSAAIVPSGGFDLIRGRLDILGKRLVLTRASLRLEGDFDPYLDVIASNQGSSVTTFVGIEGPASDPKVSFWSSPELPEEEVLSQLLFDRDLNSLSPLQAARLAGAVATLAGKGGVGLIGKLRGGLGLDDFDVNTNARGGTQVTAGKYLNDRTYTEVQMDDTGNSEIHLNFDLTDTITLRASSTSDGDSGVGVYLEKDY, translated from the coding sequence ATGCGGGTCTTGCGTTGGGTGGTACTGGCGGGACTTGTGGCACTGGCGCCCGTGGCGGCCAGCGCCCAATCGGACGACCGAAGCTTCCTTGAGGGGTTGCTTGAGGACAATCTGTCCGGCGCCGGTCGCCAGGTGACGGTGCGCGGCTTTTCGGGGGCACTGTCGTCCGTGGCCCGTATTCAAGAGTTGACGGTTGCCGATGACCAGGGCGTCTGGCTGACCCTGCGAGATATCGAGCTTGATTGGTCCCGCGCCGCGCTTTTCGCGGGCCGGCTTTCGGTGAACAGGCTGACGGCCGCCGAGATCGTGGTCGCCAGGGCGCCGGTGTCCGAGGGAAGCGACCTTCCCGAAGCAGAGGCCCAACCATTTTCGTTGCCCGAACTGCCCGTTTCGGTTGAAATCGGCCGACTAGCAACCGACCGGTTGGAACTGGGCGCTTCGCTTGTGGGCGAGCCGGTGACGGCGACGATCGAAGGGTCGTTGTCGCTTGCTGGGGGCGAGGGGCGCGGGTCGCTTAAGGCCATCCGCACCGACGAGGGACCAGTCACCAAACTGGACGCTTCGGCGAGTTTCGCCAATTCCAGCCGCCGGCTTGTGGTCGACCTGACTGCCAGCGAAGAGGCGAACGGCCTGGTCGGCGGCATGATCAATCTCCCGGGACGACCGGATTTCGAGTTGACCGTGAAGGGCGACGGCATCGTTGATGCGATGGCGGTGCGCCTGCAACTGAGCACCTCGGGCGAAGAACGACTGGCCGGCCGGCTCATCGTGCAGCGCGATGCGGCGCAGGTGCTCAACTTCGACGTCGACTTGGGGGGCAATGTCGCGCCGATGTTCGTGCCCGACTATGCCGAGTTCTTCGGCCCTGACATCCGGTTGCAGGCGCTGGCCGCCGCCCAGCCTGACGGGCGCATCGAGGTGAGCCGCTTGAACCTGACCGCACAGGCCCTTTCGCTTGCGGGAACGATGGCGCTCGCGGCAGATGGTCTGCCTGAACGCTTTGCGCTGGAGGGCCGGGTGGCGCTGCCATCGGGTGCGCCGGTGCTCTTGCCGATCCCGGGGAGCGCGCGGACCATGGTGCAGGAAGCCGACGTGAAGCTTGGCTTCGACGCGGCGCGGGGACCGGACTGGACCGGGACTGCCGTGGTCCGTGGGCTGCTCCGCCCCGATTTCGGCGCAAGCGAAATGCGTGTCGATGCCCGTGGCCGGATCGAGCGTGAGGAGGGCGGTGCGGGCAACCGCATCGACGGGCTCGTCAGCTTTGCAGGGCGGGGGCTTCGCGCGGCGGATGAGGCATTGGCCGAAGCCCTCGGTCCCCAGATTTCGGGCGCAGTACAAGCGGTCTGGACCGAAGCCGCAGGGCACCTTGAGATCAAGGCGCTGACCGCCGGCGGCAACCACTATTCAATTGCGGGCACGGGAACGGTGGATGACCTGGACACCGGCTTTCGGCTGGCAGGCGATATCCAGGCACAGGTATCGGACGCGTCAAGGTTCTCTGGGCTAGCGGGCCGGCCGCTTGCCGGGGCGCTGCAGGTGACGGCGAAGGGATCGGGTTCAGTCCTCGACGGCAGCTTCGATGTCGAGGCGGATGTTCAAGGTACCAATCTGCGTCTCGGGCAAAGCCAAGCGGATGCCCTGCTGAAAGGGTCGTCTATCCTCGTCGTTTCCGCCCGTCGGGACGCGACAGGACTTCTGCTGCGCGAGTTCCGCGCCGAGACGCCGGGCATCACGGCCAGTGCTCAGGGGCGGCTGGCCACCGCTGGCAGTGACTTGACCGCAGAGGTCGCGGTGCCCGACATGTCGGTACTCGGGGCAGCGGCGCGTGGGGGCGTTTCGGGCAAGGTACATGTAGCAGGCACCACGGATGCTGGCACGGCCGTGATCAACTTGACCGGCAACGATATGGCCATTGGGCAGGCGCAGGTGGACGGCCTTCTGCGCGGGGCGAGCCGGGTCGACCTCGACCTTGCGCTGGCTGACGGGAAGGTCCGGGTCCGTGCGGCAAGGATCGACAATCCCCAAGTGCAGGCAAGCGCCAGCGGGTCGGTGGCCGTGGATGGAACGGCGGCCGATTTGGACGCGACGCTTGCGCTGCGTGACCTCGGTGTCATGGGTCGCGGGTTCGGCGGATCCGTCGATGCCCGGGCGCAGGTGTCCGGCAACACCCAGGCGGGAACGCTGGTGCTTTCCGCATCCACCCGGAACCTATCGGTGGGCCAGGCACAGGCTGATGCACTGCTGCGGGGCAATGGCACAATGCGCCTCAACCTTGCCATGCGCGACGGGCGCATCAAGGTGCAAGAGGCGGTCCTGAACAACCCGCAACTGCAGGTTTCGGCCAATGGAGCACTGTCGGGCGACACCCAGAACCTGAATGTCGATGCAAGGCTTTCTAACCTTGGTCTCGTGGTTCCCGAATTCCCAGGGCCGGTGAGTGTGACCGGCTCCGTTGCGCAATCGGCCTCTGGAACCACGCTTGACCTCGCCGCGCGCGGACCGGGCGGGATTGACGGCACGGTCTCGGGCAGGATTTCGCCGCGCTACGATAGCGCGGATCTTGCGGTTCGCGGCTCGGCCCAGGCGGCCTTGGCCAATGCATTCCTCGACCCGCGGGCCGTATCGGGCCTGACGCGCTTTGACCTGAGGCTGAATGGACCGATCGCGTTGCGGTCGCTTTCCGGGACGGTGACTCTGACGGGCGGGCGCTACAGCGACCCAAGCCTCGGGCTTGCCATCGAGCAGCTTGAAGCCGATGCGCGATTGGCCAGTGGCAGAGCCACGGTCACGGTTGGCGGGCGGGTCACAGAGGGTGGTCGGCTGCGTGCGAACGGAACGATCGGTCTTGAAGCACCGTATCCAGGCGACTTGAGCGTGGGGCTTGAGCGGGTTGTTCTGGTCGACCCCAATCTTTACAGGACCCGCGCGAACGGCGAGATCGCGGTGAAGGGGCCGCTTGCCGGGGGGGCGACGATCAGTGGCCGGATCGCCCTGATCGAGACTGAAGTGCGTATCCCGGACACATTGGGCGCGACCGATATTCCCGAAGGGCTGCGCCATGTCGATCTGACCCCGCCCATTGCGGCCACACTGGAACGGGCCGGTTTGCTGGGCGGACCCGAAGACGCGACTGCCGCGAGCCGCCGCCGACCCTTTGCCTTGCAGCTTGCCATCTCTGCTCCGAACCAGGTTTTCATCCGCGGCCGGGGGCTTGATGCCGAACTTGGCGGAGAACTCAGGCTGGGTGGGACCAGCGCCGCCATCGTGCCTTCGGGCGGGTTCGACCTGATCCGCGGACGGCTGGACATCCTGGGAAAGCGGCTTGTCCTGACCCGCGCGAGCCTGCGGCTGGAAGGCGATTTCGATCCCTACCTTGATGTGATCGCGTCCAACCAGGGGTCAAGCGTGACCACCTTCGTAGGCATCGAGGGCCCGGCCAGTGACCCCAAGGTGAGCTTCTGGTCTTCGCCGGAGCTGCCGGAAGAGGAAGTGCTGTCGCAGCTGTTGTTCGACCGCGACTTGAATAGTCTGTCACCGCTTCAGGCGGCGCGGCTCGCCGGGGCCGTTGCCACGCTGGCAGGAAAAGGGGGCGTCGGGCTGATCGGAAAGCTGCGCGGCGGTCTAGGGCTGGACGATTTTGACGTCAACACCAATGCCCGGGGTGGCACTCAGGTTACGGCCGGCAAGTATCTGAACGACCGCACCTACACGGAGGTCCAGATGGATGACACCGGTAACAGTGAGATTCACCTGAACTTCGACCTGACCGATACCATTACCCTGCGAGCCAGCAGCACCTCTGACGGTGATTCAGGTGTGGGGGTCTATCTGGAGAAGGACTACTAG
- a CDS encoding autotransporter assembly complex protein TamA, giving the protein MARRRQVRRAFGAALALSAALSAGSAGMAEDVVSFDVVGGDKAMLRSLKAASGLVATEQEAGRKGPDPQDLFAAARAEYARLVGALYAEGRYSPVIHIYVDGREAADIPPLDAPKSIGKVEVVVDPGPLFEFSRAEIAPLADGTVMPGAFAVGETAQSGVITEAVGAAQAGWQDAGHPRVKVASQDIVANHRANTLAVDVDLMPGPRLRFGPLKITGEKRMREERIRAIAGLPVGTVWNPTELRKAQARLRRSGVFSSVTFTQDENITPPDLLGQTLTVVEEKKRRVGFGADVGTTSGLNVTGFWLHRNLFGGAERLEIEGLIDNIGAKDSGVDYTLSFNLSRPATFTPDTTATAGLSFGRLDEATYQGDFLSVNGGLSHVFTDNLNGSIQLGYDYLKGTDETGKFVYENLNLPVNLTWDNRDNPLNATRGYFANSTVMPFLGFGSTDSGGSFSLDARTYKGFGGTSVDRAVVLAGRLQYGGIFGSSLLGTPRDFLYYSGGGGTVRGQPYQSLFITTDTPQGPLETGGMGFFGFSAEVRVRVTETIGVVGFYDFGEISASADMSEAETQAGAGLGVRYNTSIGPIRLDVGLPVEGDTGDGPQVYIGLGQAF; this is encoded by the coding sequence CGATGCTGCGTAGCCTCAAGGCAGCCTCCGGATTGGTTGCGACCGAACAGGAGGCGGGTCGAAAAGGGCCAGACCCGCAGGACCTGTTCGCCGCTGCCCGCGCGGAGTACGCGCGGCTGGTTGGCGCCCTTTACGCTGAAGGACGATATTCCCCGGTGATCCATATCTATGTCGATGGCCGCGAGGCCGCGGACATACCACCGCTGGACGCACCAAAAAGCATCGGCAAGGTCGAGGTGGTAGTGGACCCCGGCCCGCTGTTCGAGTTCTCGCGGGCCGAGATCGCCCCTCTCGCCGATGGCACAGTCATGCCCGGCGCCTTTGCGGTGGGCGAGACGGCGCAAAGCGGCGTGATCACCGAGGCGGTCGGCGCAGCCCAGGCCGGCTGGCAGGATGCCGGCCATCCGAGAGTAAAGGTCGCGAGCCAGGACATTGTGGCGAATCATCGGGCCAACACACTTGCCGTCGATGTGGACTTGATGCCGGGACCGCGACTACGGTTCGGGCCTCTGAAGATCACCGGCGAAAAGCGCATGAGGGAAGAACGCATCAGGGCGATTGCCGGCCTTCCCGTGGGCACGGTCTGGAACCCGACAGAGCTTCGCAAGGCGCAAGCACGCTTGCGCCGGAGTGGCGTGTTCTCCTCCGTGACCTTCACGCAGGACGAAAACATCACGCCGCCCGATCTTCTGGGCCAGACGCTGACTGTTGTGGAAGAAAAGAAGCGGCGCGTGGGCTTTGGCGCCGATGTCGGGACGACCTCTGGTCTGAACGTGACAGGTTTCTGGTTGCACCGGAACCTGTTCGGCGGCGCCGAGCGGCTGGAGATCGAAGGCCTCATCGACAACATCGGCGCGAAGGACAGCGGGGTGGATTACACCTTGTCCTTCAACCTCTCGCGACCGGCGACCTTTACGCCAGATACGACGGCTACTGCGGGTCTTTCGTTCGGCCGGCTTGACGAGGCGACCTACCAAGGCGACTTTCTCTCTGTCAACGGGGGTCTGAGCCACGTCTTCACGGACAATCTGAACGGCTCGATCCAGTTGGGCTACGACTACCTGAAGGGTACGGACGAGACGGGGAAGTTCGTTTACGAGAACCTGAACTTGCCGGTGAACCTTACCTGGGACAATCGCGACAACCCTCTGAATGCGACCCGGGGCTACTTTGCAAACAGCACCGTGATGCCTTTTCTTGGCTTCGGGAGCACGGATTCCGGCGGAAGCTTCTCTCTGGACGCGCGGACCTACAAGGGCTTCGGCGGGACATCGGTTGACCGGGCAGTCGTGCTTGCCGGTCGACTGCAATACGGCGGCATATTCGGATCGTCGCTCTTGGGCACGCCGCGGGACTTCCTGTACTATTCGGGCGGTGGCGGCACGGTACGCGGCCAGCCCTACCAATCGCTTTTCATCACCACGGACACACCTCAAGGGCCGCTGGAAACGGGCGGCATGGGGTTCTTCGGTTTCTCTGCCGAAGTGCGTGTTCGGGTGACCGAGACCATCGGTGTCGTCGGATTTTATGATTTCGGCGAGATCAGTGCTTCGGCCGATATGTCGGAGGCCGAGACGCAGGCAGGCGCGGGCCTTGGTGTGCGTTACAACACCTCGATCGGACCGATCCGCCTGGACGTTGGCCTGCCGGTCGAGGGCGATACGGGAGATGGTCCACAGGTTTACATCGGACTGGGGCAGGCGTTCTGA